A single window of Actinoallomurus bryophytorum DNA harbors:
- a CDS encoding TetR/AcrR family transcriptional regulator — protein sequence MPRVSDDHLERRRRQILDAARACFIRKGFHQTSMQDVFAESGLSAGAVYRYFKSKKDLIHAIATEKQGSAVELLEAIMKEDPLPPFEEIIERLMTHVESILVDDGALRIAPQVWAEALHDPDYQVIVADLFRGLRYRWTELAERMRDAGRLPRDADPEAVGATLMCVMPGFVMQRLLAGGVDARTLRAGFHALTGAS from the coding sequence ATGCCCAGAGTCAGCGACGACCACCTCGAACGCCGCCGCCGGCAGATCCTCGACGCCGCGCGGGCCTGCTTCATCCGCAAGGGCTTCCACCAGACGTCGATGCAGGACGTCTTCGCCGAGTCGGGGCTGTCGGCCGGTGCCGTCTACCGCTACTTCAAGAGCAAGAAGGACCTCATCCACGCGATCGCCACCGAGAAGCAGGGCAGCGCCGTCGAGCTCCTGGAGGCGATCATGAAGGAGGATCCGCTCCCACCGTTCGAGGAGATCATCGAGAGGCTGATGACGCACGTGGAGTCGATCCTCGTCGACGACGGGGCCCTCCGCATCGCGCCCCAGGTCTGGGCCGAGGCACTGCACGACCCGGACTACCAGGTGATCGTCGCCGACCTCTTCAGGGGGCTGCGGTACCGGTGGACCGAGCTCGCCGAGCGCATGCGCGACGCCGGACGGCTACCGCGGGACGCCGACCCGGAGGCGGTGGGTGCGACGTTGATGTGCGTGATGCCGGGATTCGTCATGCAGAGGCTGCTGGCCGGAGGCGTCGATGCCCGCACGCTCCGCGCGGGGTTCCACGCCCTTACCGGAGCGAGCTGA
- a CDS encoding antitoxin, translating to MDKMKDLLGKHGDKVDKVVEKAGDVVDQKTGGKYADKVDKAQEQARRTADKWGEEGRQQPRP from the coding sequence ATGGACAAAATGAAGGACCTCCTCGGCAAGCACGGCGACAAGGTCGACAAGGTCGTCGAGAAGGCCGGCGACGTGGTCGACCAGAAGACCGGCGGCAAGTACGCCGACAAGGTCGACAAGGCCCAGGAGCAGGCCAGGCGCACCGCGGACAAGTGGGGCGAGGAAGGGCGGCAGCAGCCTAGGCCTTGA
- the miaA gene encoding tRNA (adenosine(37)-N6)-dimethylallyltransferase MiaA: MNVVAVVGPTAAGKSDLAVELALRLGGEVVNADSMQLYRGMDVGTAKLGAEERKGVPHHLLDIWDVTETASVADYQRAARQAVAGIHERGRVPLLVGGSGLYIRAVIDDLDFPGTDPAVRARLDAELADVGSAALHARLAELDPVAAAAILAGNGRRIVRALEVIEMTGRPFSASMPSYEDAEDDVTQLGLTVPRPELDQRIETRVERMWSAGLVEEVRRLEPHGLRDGLTASRALGYAQVLRFLSGEWSEEHARQETVRATRRFARRQESWFRRDPRVRWIGYDAPLQRVLDTIEPCDS; the protein is encoded by the coding sequence ATGAACGTCGTCGCCGTCGTGGGACCGACCGCCGCGGGCAAGTCCGACCTGGCGGTGGAGCTGGCCCTGCGTCTCGGCGGCGAGGTGGTCAACGCCGACTCGATGCAGCTGTACCGCGGCATGGACGTGGGGACCGCCAAGCTCGGTGCCGAGGAGCGGAAAGGCGTTCCGCACCATCTGCTGGACATCTGGGACGTCACGGAGACCGCGAGCGTCGCGGACTACCAGCGGGCGGCGCGCCAGGCGGTCGCGGGGATCCACGAGCGCGGCCGGGTCCCGCTGCTAGTCGGGGGTTCCGGGCTCTACATCCGCGCGGTCATCGACGATCTGGACTTCCCCGGCACCGACCCGGCGGTGCGGGCGCGGCTGGACGCCGAGCTCGCGGACGTGGGGTCCGCGGCGCTGCACGCGCGGCTCGCCGAGCTCGATCCGGTGGCGGCCGCCGCGATCCTGGCCGGCAACGGGCGGCGGATCGTCCGTGCGCTGGAGGTGATCGAGATGACCGGGCGGCCCTTCAGCGCGTCGATGCCCTCCTACGAGGACGCCGAGGACGACGTGACGCAGCTCGGCCTGACCGTCCCGCGTCCCGAGCTGGACCAGCGCATCGAGACACGCGTGGAGCGCATGTGGTCCGCGGGGCTGGTGGAGGAGGTGCGGCGCCTGGAGCCGCACGGGCTGCGCGACGGGCTGACCGCGAGCCGCGCTCTCGGGTACGCGCAGGTGCTGAGATTCCTGTCGGGGGAGTGGAGCGAGGAGCACGCGCGGCAGGAGACCGTGCGCGCCACCCGGAGGTTCGCCCGCCGCCAGGAGTCCTGGTTCCGCCGCGACCCGCGTGTGCGCTGGATCGGGTACGACGCGCCGCTCCAGCGCGTGCTGGATACGATCGAGCCATGCGATTCGTGA
- the dapF gene encoding diaminopimelate epimerase, translating to MRFVKGHGTENDFVILPDPDGSLDLTPALVAAICDRRAGIGADGVLRVVRSKALGRDADPEWFMDYRNADGSIAEMCGNGTRVFARYLVEAGLAAPGDLSIGTRGGVRAVHLGPSGDVTVDMGAPEVLGESRALLAGHPHDGLGVSMGNPHLACAVTEPVAGLDLTRAPSYDTAFFPDGVNVELYRPLGPGRIEMRVYERGVGETRSCGTGTVATAVAAAHAEGRDEGTWEITVPGGTLTVILDGRTSFLRGSAVLVAEGELSLSSLR from the coding sequence ATGCGATTCGTGAAGGGGCACGGCACCGAGAACGACTTTGTGATCCTGCCCGACCCCGATGGCTCGCTCGACCTCACGCCCGCCCTCGTCGCCGCGATCTGTGATCGCCGCGCGGGCATCGGCGCGGACGGCGTGCTGCGCGTCGTACGGTCCAAGGCGCTCGGCCGTGACGCCGATCCCGAGTGGTTCATGGACTACCGCAACGCCGATGGCAGCATCGCGGAGATGTGCGGCAACGGGACGCGGGTCTTCGCCCGTTACCTGGTCGAGGCGGGTCTGGCGGCACCCGGCGACCTGTCGATCGGCACGCGGGGCGGAGTCCGCGCCGTGCACCTGGGGCCGAGCGGAGACGTCACGGTCGACATGGGCGCACCGGAGGTGCTGGGGGAGAGCCGGGCGCTGCTGGCCGGGCACCCGCATGACGGGCTGGGCGTCTCGATGGGCAACCCGCACCTCGCGTGCGCGGTCACCGAGCCCGTCGCCGGCCTCGACCTGACCCGCGCGCCCTCCTACGACACGGCCTTCTTCCCCGACGGGGTCAACGTCGAGCTGTACCGGCCGCTGGGTCCGGGCCGGATCGAGATGCGGGTGTACGAACGCGGCGTGGGGGAGACCCGTTCGTGCGGTACGGGCACGGTCGCGACCGCGGTCGCCGCGGCGCACGCCGAGGGGCGGGACGAGGGCACCTGGGAGATCACCGTGCCCGGCGGCACGCTCACCGTGATCCTGGACGGCCGGACGAGCTTCCTGCGCGGCTCCGCGGTGCTGGTCGCCGAGGGAGAGCTGAGCCTCAGCTCGCTCCGGTAA